The DNA region CTAACGGCTGTTAAAAACGCTCGGACTTGGCAAATGCCAACTGCGTTTGGACCACGATCGACCATTTCTGGCATTGGCCCCGTGGTTCACCCAGACAACCATGCAGGTCAGCAAGATTGGCTCACCGAAGGCCATACTGCCAACCTTTGGGACAATCATGCGGGACTGTTTGACGGCATCGAAGAACTCAATGCCACAGAAGTCGTGAAGCGAGGCTTGCATCGCATTTTATCTAAAGCAGTGCTGCCCCATTTTCCCGAACAATGGCGCGAAGCCTCTTACTCCCCCGACTTGACCTCTGGCGTAGTAGGCTGGTTGCGCCAACAGGAGCAAAAGGCAAACCAGGGAGATCAAAAAGCACAGGCAAGGATCGATTATTTTCTAGATGCCTGTGCTGACCTAAGATGCTCCTTTCCCTGGACAACCCAGGGTGACGATGCCCCCGCCAACTTGCCCTGGGGCATTCCCTGGATAAGAAAACACCATGAGGATTGGCCCAATCCCCGTTTGCTGAATGTGGGCTGGCTCATTGATGACTATGAACCACCCAGCGACCTATCCCATGAAGAGCAAATCAAGGCACGCAATAGCGAACTGAAACGTCTAAAGGAGCATATTTCAACCTGGTTTCCAGCCGGGAATAATCCCACCGATTGGTATGTGCTGGCAGCGGGGGATGGCGATAGTATGAGCGAGTGGCTCAAGGGCAGTTTGCTCCAGCCTTACGATGACTATGTACCCAACGTTTTGAAGGAAAAGGTGCAGCAATCCTCCAGGGAAGCAGCGGGTGTTGCTGAGGCATTTGCTGAGTTCTTGCAGCAGAAAAAACGCATGGGGCCTGCAACTCATGCGGCGCTCTCCCGCGCATTGCTGGATTTCTCCAATCAATTGGTTCCTTATCTGACAGAGCAACGCTATGCCGGACGGCTGATCTACAGCGGCGGGGATGATGTGTTGGCCTACACGAACCTGTGGGAGTGGGATAGCTGGCTGTGGGATGTGCGGCAGTGTTTCAAAGGGAGTAACGATCCTCATGAGGAGTTTGATAATACGGGGGATTATTGGCGTTGGAAAAATGGTGAACCACCTGAAAATGTGTCGCCTCGTCCGCTGTTTACGATGGGGAGTAAGGCTTCCATTAGCTTTGGTATCGTGATTGCCCATCATTCGGTGCCGCTGGCGATCGCCCTGGAAAACCTCTGGGAAGCTGAAGCGGAAGCCAAAGAGCATGTTTATTTGAAGGACGGTAAAAGGCAAAAGAAAGATGCAGTGCAAGTCCGTGTGCTGTATGGCAACGGCAACATTCTAAAAGCCACCAGCAAGTTTGATGTGTTTAACCAGTGGCGCAAGCTCATCGACTTCCAGCAGCAACATTCTGAAATTGATCCAGCCTTATTTGAGCAAGCCGCAGAGGTTTGGAGCCAGCACCCAGTTCCTCTGCCAGAGGCGATCGCCCCTTGGACTCAAGCCTTTTGTAGCCGACGGGATGCGTTTAGCAATGACCCTGCACTACAGGCGCAGGTCCGCCATCATCTCGCTAATCTTTTAGGTGATCTATGGCTTACGGCGCAGCACAATGCTGATGAGCGGAAAATGGGTCAGGAGCGTGATCGTCACATTCAGAACTGGCTGAAACTCGCCGCCTTTGTGCTGCGGAAACGGGACATCAAAATCAAAGCACCGATGGAGGAATGAGATGTCAGACCTGCTTGCCCCCGCCCAACAGATCACGCTAACGGAGATTTCCTGGGAAGGCTATGAAACGATCCTGAACCTGCTGGGCGATCGTCCAGTTCGAGTTACTTACAGTCAGGGAGTCTTAGAGCTGATGATTCTATCCTATGCCCATGAACGCTATAAAAGGCTCCTATCACGTCTCTTAGAAACTCTTACAGAAGAACTCAATATCCCGATAGCTAGTGCGGGTTCAACGACTTTTAAGCGCAAAAAGCTAGAACGAGGACTAGAACCCGATGAATGTTTTTACATCGGTAATGAATTCCGGGTGCGCGGTCAGTTATCCCTAGATTTGGCGGAAGACCCACCACCAGACTTGGCGATCGAAGTAGACATTACCCATAGCTCCATTGATCGGATGGAAATCTATGCTCGCTTGGGGGTTCCGGAAGTGTGGCGTTGGGAACAGGATCAACTCCAGTTTTGGCAATTACAGGAAGGGCAGTATTCTCCTGTGAACATTAGTCCCACATTGCCCCAGATATCAGCCACTACCTTAATGGAGTTTATGGCTCTCCTGAGTACCGTGGATGAAACCAGCATTATCCGTCGTTTTCGGGCTTGGGTGCGGGAAAATCTGATAACTAGAGAAGAAGACTCATGACAGCCATCACTGCTTCAGTTTATTGGTACACTATCACGCCGCTGGATGTGCTGATGTTTCGCGATGCCAAGCCCTTCACCCCAGGGGAACGCGCCTGGGCAGGCAGCACCTTTCCGCCCAATGGACATGCGATCGCAGGAGCATTACGAGGACTGCTCAGCAAAACTAATGATGAGAAGTTGACTTTCAATATGAAAGGCCCATTTCTCTGTCACAATCAAACCCTCTATTTTCCACGCCCATTGAACTATGTCGAAAGTACTCCCCTAGTGCCGTTGGAGTGGGATGAGCAGCATCCGTTGCAAGGGCAGATGAAATATGACGAGAGCAAACCCTGTCCATTAGTTAAGCCATCCTGGAGCGATAAAAAATTAAATGATCATGATGAGGATGAGGAAACGTTATTGGCTGATTACTTACCCTATGAAGTCATCATGAAATATGTGCAGGAGGGCAACATTACACCAGATGACTGGAAAAAAGGGTTTGCCAAGCCCTGGACGGTAGAAGTGCGATCGCACAATGCCCTGGAAACGGGAACGCGCCAAGTCAAAGAGGCTGACGGCTATTTCGTGGAGAAAGCAATTCGGTTAAAGGATGGGTGGAGTCTGGCGATCGGGCTAGATGAGAAAACCCACCAGGCGCTGCTCAGCCATACGAAGGGGAATGCAACCGTCCTGCGGCTGGGGGGAGAAGGGCACCGAGCCATGCTGGAACGCCGTGCGGCCCTATGTGAGGCCCTAGAGGAAGCGTGGAGCAAACTCCAGGAAGCTTCGGACACCCGTCGCCAGCAATCAAAGCGATGTATGGCTTATCTCATCACACCGGGCATCTTTGAACGAATTCAGCGAGAGGCAACTAAAGCAGGAGACTGCCGAGATATTGCTCGCTGCCGAGCCTATCCCTGGGAATGGAAATCAGACAACTTGGTGAGTGTTGCGACGGATAAACCTATTCCCATTAGTTGCCGTATCCAAGATCGAGATGGTTCCGGTCAGAGCATTCCGGCTCCCCAGGTATTTGCCGCTCCGCCAGGTAGTGTCTATTATCTGGAACGCCCACAGCCTTTGTATGCAGACGACCCCAATGCAAAACCAGGCAAAGCTTGGGAAAGGGCAAAACGCATGAGGCACCTGGGTTACTCAGAACTTCTCTGGCTTCCTTATTCGCCCCACAACAAGGAGGGTTCCGCATGATTTCTACCTCAACCTCAGCGACTGAACGATTAACCCTTTACGACATGAGTTGGGAAGGCTATGAAACCTTGCTGAACTCGCTGGGCGATCGCCCCACTCACACGACCTATCCATGGAAACTCCCTTTTCCTCCTGACTCCAACCAATGGATCTCGGCAGGTGAACAATAAAACGACTTGACCTGTCCGCGTAGGCAGACATTGCCTGTATAGCCGCGATTTCAATTACCAGATCTTCTCTGTCTATTTCTGCTTCGTACCGCCTGAATTCATCGCAAGGTAACTCCCATGACCAAACTCAAAATCCTGCAAGAAGGCCAGTCATACACCTTCCGCTCCTACTTTGAGATGCCCTATGAGGTCGATCAAATTCTGGCAGAGTTAGGTTACTGTTTTGTCAGCGACCTGCTAGATTTGCCCAAAACAAATCGCTCCCTGATTCAGTTTGCTCAACTTCGACAAGACATTCAGGACTCTCTGAAACTAACCTTACTATCCAGCGAAACGTCCCGCAGAGAGGTGATCATCGCCCCAATTCTGCTGGCAGTGGCTCGATTTTGTCAGTGCCAGATCCGCTTGGAATATCCCCTTCAGGTAAACGACTGGCTGAAGGGTAATCTGGACTACTTATTACAGGCTCAACAAGGCTTTTTGGTGGTGGAGGCGAAACATGAAGATCTCTCACGGGGCTTTACCCAGTTAGCGGTCGAAATGATTGCCCTAGCTCAGGCAGAAGAGCAGGCGATCGTCTACGGGGCCGTGACCATTGGTGATGGTTGGCGCTTTGGTAAGCTAGAGCAAGCCACTCACACCATTACTCAGGATATCTTGCTATACAGTGTCCCCTCCCAGTTGGAGCAACTGTTGCAAATTTTGATTGGTTTAATTGAGGCAATGCCTTATGAACTTAATCGTTGAAGCCATCTATGAGGCGGGAGTTTTTACAACCCACCCAACCTCTCGGCGTTGAGTTTGTCGTCGAATAAAAACGGAACATACTGGCATGATTGGCAATCTTGTTTATCTGTATTTACGCTTACCCTTAACTGTTCTGCTCAATGAGTTGTAAGAACTGAATGAGGTTGCCGCATTTGATTTGGCTCATACATCTAGAGAGGATGTAATTTCATTGGAAGATGCGATCGCAGAAATTGAACAAAAAAAGTAAGACTAAAAAACTGACTCAAAGAGAAGACTATGAACTATTTAACCTACAGCTATCTATTAACACCGCTTCATACTGGAGCTAGTTCTCAGGCAGGAAACCTTATGGGAATCGCCCGTGAAGCCCATACTGAACTGCCCTATCTACCATCTTCATCTTTGCGTGGTAAGATTCGCTCAATTCTAGAGTCCATGCATCCCAATGAAGCGGGTGCTTTCTTTGGAGAGCGAATTAAAGATGGACAACAACCTACTGAAGGTGAAGTCTGGTTTGCCGATGCCACTCTATTGTTATTCCCAATCGCCTCCTACAGTCATCAGTTTGTCTGGATTACTTGCCCCCTGTGGCTGAGCCGTTGGAATCGATGGTTACGAGATGAAACGCTGCAAACGCTGATTAATGAATGGCGATCGCTGCTCAACAAGAAGCCGGAGGAAGGTGGCAAAAAAGCGATTTCTTCAATTTCTGGTAACCAAATTTATTTGCAAGGCGCTTTGCTCAATACCACGGATATCAAGGAAATCCCTGCTAATTCAGCTTGTTGGGAGACTCTGCAAAAGCTGCCGGATGGCAATGGCATTCTTGACCTGAAAAACAAGCTAGTGGTTCTCTCGGATGATGATTGTGCAGGGCTAGTCGAGATTGGGCTACAGCGTGAAGTTCGAGTCGCCCTCAAGGAAGATGAAAAGACGGTTGCAGGTGGTTCATTCCGATCCGAAGAAGCGATTCCATCTGAAACAGTCCTGTTCTTCCCGTGGGGATTGAAGCCAGCTAAAGATGAGGACAAAACTCAAGAAATTCGTAAGTCCCTTTCTACTATTCTCAACGATCGCCTGCAATTTGGCGGGCTGGAAGGATTAGGGCGCGGCTGGACGGCAAACACAACAGTTGCTTTAAATCCCAAACAGGAGCAGGAAGAAACTGAGCAGAAGGAGGTAGGTCATGCTTAAACTAGACACCCGTAACTTCAGTGAATCAGCCTATTCAGGTTTAGAACGAGTGAAAGACGCTGTTGATGCTAACAACCACAAGAAAGCAACCTCTATTGTTCAGAGTCTTCCATCTTATATTTCAACTTGGGGATTGCATCGACTGGCAGGTGACGGTATCAAGTACGCCCAGGCAAAATCAGAAGATACCAAATATAAAGGGCAAGTTTATCAGGAATTTTTGAAAACCTTGAAAGACTTGAGTAAAGTTGCTTTTGATCATACAAATCCCAAAACCTTGATCGACATGGATTTGACAGTTTACACGGGTTTAAATCGTCTAGCAATTGAACTAGCGCGGGAATGGTCTTTCTGGGCACCCACAATTCTAGGGGAGGCGGAAGAACCATGAAGCCAAAAGGTAAAAGCGATCGCAGCTCATCCAAAACACCCGCAAACGCTTGGCGTGAGTTTATCCAGGCGGAACTCAAGCAAAACTCCAAGGTGGGTAGAGCCTTTGAAAAAGCTGGCTTTGCCGGACTTGAGAATAAAACCCTGAGTCTTTATTTTGAAGATGATGCCGCTGCTAAGGTCGCTAGAGGGCAGATTGAACCGTTGAAGCAAAAACTGCCTTCAGCATTACACCCCTGTGATCGCGTTGACTGTAAGGTTGGCAAAGTGCCTGTTGTGGCTCCAGCAACTCCCACACAACCTAATCATCCGCAGAAACAAGGCAAAACCCGAGTTGACAACCCTTTACAGTCACTCAACTTCGCCGAATTTGGAGATGATGGCAAAGGGAATGAATTATCCCAGCCGGTATTATCTGCGGCAGTTCAGGCAGAGAAAAGCTGTGGCTTGGTCTATACAAAACTTTGTCAGAGAACAAAGCTCCTCGCAGGTGGAGATGAGAACACTCTGCGAGTTGATTTTAGCTGGAGATTGCGTGTCGGTGGTACTCGTGGATTTCGTGAATTGCTGCTGCCCGTGTTCCATCCTGTTTTTGGGGTGCCTTATATTCCTGCATCCTCACTCAAGGGAGCAGCAAGAGCTTGGGCGAGACAAAATGGAGAATCTAAAAGCGAACTTAGTAAAATCCTGGGAATTCTAGACGGTAAAGTTGCTCAAGCTGCAAAAGTTGAATTTCTGGATGCGTTTCCGACCAAAGAATGCCTAAGTGTCGATGTAGCTACCCCCCAGTGGCATTGGCAAAATGGCAATGTTGCTTATAAACCAGAGCCGCATCCATTATTGAGCATGGAACAGCCGCAATTTTTGATTGGGTTGCGTCCCACTAAACCAGAAAATGCAAAATATATCCCGATTGTGAAAGCATGGCTGGAAAATGCCTTGAAATCTGGGATTGGCTCCCGTGTCAGTAGCGGCTATGGCCGAGCATTGGGGCAGTCTCCTGCATTCCTCAACAGCAAAAACTACACTTTTGAACTGTGGACACAAGGAATCTATGGCAGTGAACCCCCATCAAAGCAGAACGGAAGGCAGGGAAAAATTGAATTTCGGCCAACAGCCATTCGAGGAATTCTACGTTACTGGTTTCGGGCCTTTGCTCTTAGCCTTTATGAACCATCGGCTTGCCAAACTTTAGAAGATACAATCTTTGGCAAGTTAAGCCAACAAGGTAAGGTGGCAATTAGTGTTGTTTACAATCCATCTAAACAGGACAAGCCTCCTTATCGATACGATGGTAAGATTCACCTAGAAGCAACTGAGCAACCATATCTAGACTTACTTGCAAAACTCTTGGTTCTTGCATCTCATCTAGGAGGGGTGGGTCGTGGTTCTCGTCGTCCTTTACATTTGCTAGATGTTGATGGACGAAAGTATATGCGGGGATGCCATTGGACAGTGGATACTGATGCTACTCCTCTGGCATACGATTTGGAAGCGTGGAAGCAACTCTTCGAGCAAATTAAGGATGCATTCGAGAGAATTCAATCTCCTATAACTTCTCGAAACAGCAGTCCTGGCTCTCCCGGTAGAAGACAACAAGATGTTTTGGATGCCAATGCCCAAGTTTGGCTGGTAAAGTCACCTAATCAGATTCCCCCAGATAAAGTCTCGAGTTGGGATCTGGAAGGTCTGAAAAATAACGTTCGAGGTGAGGCTCTAAGTCTTTTCTATAGTGATGATCGCTTCAAAGGCAAAAATAAGGCAGGACGAGGTAATCCCAAAGTGGGAGGCGCATTAGAAACGCCATCCTTTGTCTGGATCAAGTCTGTCTTTCCCA from Leptodesmis sichuanensis A121 includes:
- a CDS encoding type III-B CRISPR module-associated Cmr3 family protein, which produces MTAITASVYWYTITPLDVLMFRDAKPFTPGERAWAGSTFPPNGHAIAGALRGLLSKTNDEKLTFNMKGPFLCHNQTLYFPRPLNYVESTPLVPLEWDEQHPLQGQMKYDESKPCPLVKPSWSDKKLNDHDEDEETLLADYLPYEVIMKYVQEGNITPDDWKKGFAKPWTVEVRSHNALETGTRQVKEADGYFVEKAIRLKDGWSLAIGLDEKTHQALLSHTKGNATVLRLGGEGHRAMLERRAALCEALEEAWSKLQEASDTRRQQSKRCMAYLITPGIFERIQREATKAGDCRDIARCRAYPWEWKSDNLVSVATDKPIPISCRIQDRDGSGQSIPAPQVFAAPPGSVYYLERPQPLYADDPNAKPGKAWERAKRMRHLGYSELLWLPYSPHNKEGSA
- the cas10 gene encoding type III-B CRISPR-associated protein Cas10/Cmr2, yielding MNRNNSIWHCKGEAIVSEKFWQAKIWGLLHDPVLKALHNNTGRGGESYWQELKVMASWLNALRTDQQEDATNQTQISPKQSGKTIFKWIADSDLITSASDRSAIGSLNNSIDYGENGLEISHLLSGAKIPSWKLPEPNHQTLVQGANRAQYIKDQENQLFPDWLKQEADPKKVFWWLWRCLPEAACKAFNAPSLLLMPAETRIPDGSIWSHTSITAALCGALAGYNLTEEDITERWSKDKPLSRAYLAAFSFTPVQELIKASRKMRDFWAGSWILHYLSAKVCWNLAQIYGPDSFLYPSLFQQPLIDYWLREEWSEFQDLIDRPKGQQLLTAGFPNVLVMILPKDKVAAAMQTAKQSLKAEWRRLGREVLTLLQQERRWMPGLQETDTTWNGWLDAYWQTYWSAVAIGKEGADLKDRGILRNQESDRDPWVDMQNTAYNLTEETRLFLEKELAFLRATFAPKKPGVNVGSWWPYIFDQTRFALTAVKNARTWQMPTAFGPRSTISGIGPVVHPDNHAGQQDWLTEGHTANLWDNHAGLFDGIEELNATEVVKRGLHRILSKAVLPHFPEQWREASYSPDLTSGVVGWLRQQEQKANQGDQKAQARIDYFLDACADLRCSFPWTTQGDDAPANLPWGIPWIRKHHEDWPNPRLLNVGWLIDDYEPPSDLSHEEQIKARNSELKRLKEHISTWFPAGNNPTDWYVLAAGDGDSMSEWLKGSLLQPYDDYVPNVLKEKVQQSSREAAGVAEAFAEFLQQKKRMGPATHAALSRALLDFSNQLVPYLTEQRYAGRLIYSGGDDVLAYTNLWEWDSWLWDVRQCFKGSNDPHEEFDNTGDYWRWKNGEPPENVSPRPLFTMGSKASISFGIVIAHHSVPLAIALENLWEAEAEAKEHVYLKDGKRQKKDAVQVRVLYGNGNILKATSKFDVFNQWRKLIDFQQQHSEIDPALFEQAAEVWSQHPVPLPEAIAPWTQAFCSRRDAFSNDPALQAQVRHHLANLLGDLWLTAQHNADERKMGQERDRHIQNWLKLAAFVLRKRDIKIKAPMEE
- a CDS encoding type III-B CRISPR module-associated protein Cmr5, translated to MLKLDTRNFSESAYSGLERVKDAVDANNHKKATSIVQSLPSYISTWGLHRLAGDGIKYAQAKSEDTKYKGQVYQEFLKTLKDLSKVAFDHTNPKTLIDMDLTVYTGLNRLAIELAREWSFWAPTILGEAEEP
- a CDS encoding Uma2 family endonuclease, which gives rise to MSDLLAPAQQITLTEISWEGYETILNLLGDRPVRVTYSQGVLELMILSYAHERYKRLLSRLLETLTEELNIPIASAGSTTFKRKKLERGLEPDECFYIGNEFRVRGQLSLDLAEDPPPDLAIEVDITHSSIDRMEIYARLGVPEVWRWEQDQLQFWQLQEGQYSPVNISPTLPQISATTLMEFMALLSTVDETSIIRRFRAWVRENLITREEDS
- the cmr4 gene encoding type III-B CRISPR module RAMP protein Cmr4 — protein: MNYLTYSYLLTPLHTGASSQAGNLMGIAREAHTELPYLPSSSLRGKIRSILESMHPNEAGAFFGERIKDGQQPTEGEVWFADATLLLFPIASYSHQFVWITCPLWLSRWNRWLRDETLQTLINEWRSLLNKKPEEGGKKAISSISGNQIYLQGALLNTTDIKEIPANSACWETLQKLPDGNGILDLKNKLVVLSDDDCAGLVEIGLQREVRVALKEDEKTVAGGSFRSEEAIPSETVLFFPWGLKPAKDEDKTQEIRKSLSTILNDRLQFGGLEGLGRGWTANTTVALNPKQEQEETEQKEVGHA
- a CDS encoding RAMP superfamily CRISPR-associated protein produces the protein MKPKGKSDRSSSKTPANAWREFIQAELKQNSKVGRAFEKAGFAGLENKTLSLYFEDDAAAKVARGQIEPLKQKLPSALHPCDRVDCKVGKVPVVAPATPTQPNHPQKQGKTRVDNPLQSLNFAEFGDDGKGNELSQPVLSAAVQAEKSCGLVYTKLCQRTKLLAGGDENTLRVDFSWRLRVGGTRGFRELLLPVFHPVFGVPYIPASSLKGAARAWARQNGESKSELSKILGILDGKVAQAAKVEFLDAFPTKECLSVDVATPQWHWQNGNVAYKPEPHPLLSMEQPQFLIGLRPTKPENAKYIPIVKAWLENALKSGIGSRVSSGYGRALGQSPAFLNSKNYTFELWTQGIYGSEPPSKQNGRQGKIEFRPTAIRGILRYWFRAFALSLYEPSACQTLEDTIFGKLSQQGKVAISVVYNPSKQDKPPYRYDGKIHLEATEQPYLDLLAKLLVLASHLGGVGRGSRRPLHLLDVDGRKYMRGCHWTVDTDATPLAYDLEAWKQLFEQIKDAFERIQSPITSRNSSPGSPGRRQQDVLDANAQVWLVKSPNQIPPDKVSSWDLEGLKNNVRGEALSLFYSDDRFKGKNKAGRGNPKVGGALETPSFVWIKSVFPNSGDPYQVVTTFGVDQSDRLTFAKELDQLTKKKPSEALLVFGTMPTGNTPSHPRRRQ